In Vibrio lentus, a single genomic region encodes these proteins:
- a CDS encoding copper homeostasis protein CutC produces the protein MNIEIEVCIDNLESLHNALSGGANRIELCSSLALGGLTPSFGMMKQAAKISSVPVYAMIRPRQGDFIFDNYDMLCMLEDIEACASAGLNGVVLGVLAPNGSIDMPKMQQLADKAHSLKLGITFHRAIDQSSDYQTALEQVIALGCERILTSGLAVNAEQGINVLAEMVKQADSRVDIMAGAGVNATNAKMIQSTTQVPALHLSGKSTRPSLMESNSSAQMGSDDIDDYQIPVTDANKISDVRSALTTLGQ, from the coding sequence ATGAACATCGAAATTGAAGTCTGTATCGATAACCTAGAATCTCTACACAACGCGCTGTCTGGCGGCGCAAATCGAATTGAGCTTTGCTCTTCACTGGCACTTGGCGGGTTAACTCCGAGCTTCGGTATGATGAAGCAAGCGGCAAAAATTTCGTCCGTTCCTGTCTACGCTATGATACGACCAAGACAGGGCGACTTCATTTTCGATAATTACGATATGCTCTGTATGCTTGAAGATATTGAAGCTTGTGCAAGTGCAGGATTGAATGGGGTCGTACTTGGCGTGTTAGCGCCTAATGGAAGTATTGATATGCCAAAAATGCAGCAACTAGCTGACAAAGCGCACTCATTAAAGCTTGGGATTACGTTTCACAGAGCCATTGATCAAAGCTCTGATTATCAAACAGCCTTAGAACAGGTCATCGCACTTGGATGTGAAAGGATCCTGACATCAGGGCTTGCTGTTAATGCTGAGCAAGGCATCAATGTCTTGGCAGAGATGGTTAAACAGGCCGATAGTAGAGTCGACATCATGGCAGGGGCTGGCGTTAACGCAACAAATGCGAAAATGATTCAAAGCACCACCCAAGTACCTGCACTTCACCTTTCAGGTAAATCGACAAGACCGAGCCTAATGGAAAGCAACTCAAGTGCTCAAATGGGTAGTGATGATATTGATGATTATCAGATCCCCGTGACTGATGCGAATAAGATATCCGATGTAAGATCTGCCCTTACCACTTTAGGACAATAG
- a CDS encoding LysR family transcriptional regulator — protein sequence MAKDLFSSLDLNLLRTFLIVYQEKNTRKAAERLFVSQPAVSQALQKLRHHFNDDLFVKVHGGLQPTAFSEQLTNQIKPFMDGLSIAINTSNAFDPKEIDYTLKIALSPVVLSCLSGSLFKDIRAQAPNAKLKLVPWSNSSVSDIQKDEVLMGVSYLGEKTSKEVYTRQLIELTGRIFVRKDHPLKQDTITPYDMAGYEIASLVTPGWNDNFSLASQILTDLSIEHNIGFRSELVMALIDVIQHTDMYMPHSNLFPVENYPTLRGIDVSVDGKTLKTPVYSYLHAKNRNSPLTNWLFDIIQRALLAQNNK from the coding sequence ATGGCTAAAGACTTATTCAGCTCTCTTGATTTAAACCTGTTACGAACATTTCTTATTGTTTATCAAGAAAAAAACACTAGAAAGGCTGCGGAACGTTTATTCGTTTCTCAGCCAGCGGTTAGCCAAGCCCTACAAAAGCTAAGACACCACTTCAACGATGACCTTTTCGTAAAGGTTCATGGAGGCTTACAACCTACGGCATTTTCAGAGCAGCTCACTAATCAAATCAAACCGTTCATGGACGGTCTATCTATCGCGATTAATACATCGAACGCTTTTGACCCGAAAGAGATTGATTACACGTTGAAAATAGCCCTATCTCCAGTGGTACTTTCTTGTCTGTCTGGCTCACTTTTTAAAGATATAAGAGCACAAGCACCAAACGCTAAACTAAAGCTTGTTCCATGGTCAAACTCGTCTGTCTCAGATATACAAAAAGATGAGGTTTTGATGGGAGTAAGCTACTTGGGAGAAAAGACAAGTAAAGAAGTCTATACAAGGCAACTCATTGAATTAACAGGACGTATATTTGTTAGGAAAGATCACCCTTTAAAGCAAGACACCATAACTCCATATGACATGGCAGGGTACGAAATCGCATCTTTAGTAACACCAGGTTGGAATGACAATTTTAGCTTGGCGTCTCAGATTTTAACTGACCTCTCCATCGAGCATAATATCGGTTTTCGCAGTGAGTTGGTCATGGCTCTGATCGACGTCATTCAACATACTGATATGTACATGCCCCATTCCAACCTTTTCCCAGTAGAAAACTATCCGACATTACGCGGGATAGATGTCTCAGTCGACGGAAAAACGCTGAAGACTCCGGTCTATAGTTATTTGCACGCAAAGAATCGAAACTCACCTTTAACCAACTGGCTGTTTGATATCATACAGCGAGCTCTATTGGCTCAGAATAATAAGTAG
- a CDS encoding peroxiredoxin C yields the protein MVLVGRQAPDFTAAAVLGNGEIVDNFNFAEFTKGKKAVVFFYPLDFTFVCPSELIAFDNRLEDFQAKGVEVIGVSIDSQFSHNAWRNTAIADGGIGQVKYPLIADVKHEICKAYDVEHPEAGVAFRGSFLIDADGLVRHQVVNDLPLGRNIDEMLRMVDALNFHEKNGEVCPAQWEEGKSGMDASPQGVAAFLSEHADDLSK from the coding sequence ATGGTACTAGTAGGTCGTCAAGCCCCTGACTTTACTGCAGCAGCTGTTCTAGGTAACGGTGAGATCGTTGATAACTTCAACTTCGCAGAATTCACTAAAGGTAAGAAAGCTGTAGTTTTCTTCTACCCACTAGACTTCACTTTCGTTTGTCCTTCAGAGCTAATTGCTTTCGACAACCGTCTAGAAGATTTCCAAGCAAAAGGCGTTGAAGTAATCGGTGTTTCAATCGATTCTCAATTCTCTCACAACGCATGGCGTAACACTGCTATCGCTGATGGCGGTATCGGTCAAGTTAAGTACCCTCTAATTGCTGACGTTAAGCACGAGATCTGCAAAGCATACGATGTTGAGCACCCAGAAGCAGGTGTTGCTTTCCGTGGTTCTTTCCTAATCGATGCTGACGGCCTTGTACGTCACCAAGTAGTTAACGATCTTCCACTAGGTCGTAACATCGACGAAATGCTACGCATGGTAGACGCGCTAAACTTCCACGAGAAGAACGGTGAAGTTTGTCCTGCACAATGGGAAGAAGGTAAATCAGGTATGGACGCATCTCCACAAGGTGTTGCAGCATTCCTATCTGAGCACGCTGACGACCTAAGCAAGTAA
- the queA gene encoding tRNA preQ1(34) S-adenosylmethionine ribosyltransferase-isomerase QueA has translation MQVSDFHFDLPDELIARYPQEERTASRLLKLDGNSGNLADGSFKDVLDLVEPGDLVVFNNTRVIPARVFGRKASGGKLEVLVERMLDEKSILAHVRCSKSPKPGTKLFLGENDEYEAEMVARHDALFEIHFTSDQSVLDILNNVGHMPLPPYIDRPDEDADKERYQTVYNEKPGAVAAPTAGLHFDDKLMAGMKEKGVEFAYVTLHVGAGTFQPVKVDNINDHHMHAEYVEVPQEVVDAVAAAKARGGRIIAVGTTSVRSLESAAQDALKKGTELVPFFGDTEIFIFPGYEYQLVDCLITNFHLPESTLIMLVSAFAGYDNVMGAYDHAVKSEYRFFSYGDAMFINKKTA, from the coding sequence ATGCAAGTTTCAGATTTTCACTTTGACCTACCAGATGAACTCATTGCTCGCTACCCTCAAGAGGAGCGCACAGCAAGCCGTCTGCTTAAATTAGATGGCAACAGCGGTAACCTAGCTGATGGTTCGTTTAAAGACGTTTTAGACTTGGTTGAACCAGGTGATCTTGTCGTTTTTAATAACACTCGTGTTATTCCTGCTCGTGTATTCGGTCGCAAGGCATCAGGCGGTAAGCTTGAAGTGCTTGTTGAGCGTATGTTGGATGAGAAAAGCATTCTGGCGCATGTTCGTTGTTCTAAATCACCAAAGCCGGGCACTAAGTTGTTCCTTGGTGAGAACGATGAATATGAAGCTGAAATGGTGGCGCGTCATGATGCGTTATTTGAAATCCATTTCACATCTGATCAAAGCGTTTTAGATATTCTAAACAACGTCGGTCACATGCCATTACCGCCTTATATCGATCGTCCAGATGAAGACGCCGATAAAGAGCGCTACCAGACTGTCTATAATGAAAAGCCGGGTGCAGTTGCTGCGCCAACAGCTGGCCTTCATTTTGATGACAAGTTAATGGCTGGCATGAAAGAAAAAGGTGTTGAGTTTGCTTACGTGACACTTCACGTTGGTGCTGGCACATTCCAGCCCGTTAAAGTGGATAACATCAATGATCATCACATGCATGCAGAATACGTTGAAGTGCCGCAAGAAGTGGTTGACGCCGTAGCTGCTGCAAAAGCACGTGGCGGTCGCATCATTGCCGTTGGTACAACATCAGTGCGCTCACTAGAAAGTGCAGCGCAAGATGCACTGAAAAAAGGCACTGAGCTTGTTCCTTTCTTTGGTGATACCGAAATCTTCATCTTCCCTGGCTATGAATATCAGTTAGTGGATTGCTTGATTACTAATTTCCACTTACCAGAATCAACATTGATTATGTTGGTGAGTGCATTTGCTGGTTATGACAATGTGATGGGCGCATACGATCACGCAGTGAAGAGCGAATATCGTTTCTTCAGCTACGGCGATGCCATGTTCATCAACAAGAAAACAGCATAA
- a CDS encoding CBS domain-containing protein has translation MIKVEDMMTRNPHTLLRSHSLADAKHMMEALDIRHIPVVDADRKLLGVVTQRDVLAAQESSLQNIPQAQSFTLATPLNDIMHKSVMSVEPRAGLKESAIYMQKHKVGCLPVVENYELVGIITDSDFVTIAINLLELQEEVEPEEAEVE, from the coding sequence ATGATCAAGGTTGAAGATATGATGACTCGCAACCCTCATACTCTATTGCGCTCACATTCACTGGCCGATGCAAAGCACATGATGGAAGCGCTTGATATCCGCCATATTCCGGTCGTTGATGCCGACAGAAAACTACTCGGTGTCGTCACACAGCGAGACGTTCTAGCCGCTCAAGAATCCAGTCTACAAAACATCCCACAAGCTCAATCTTTTACTCTTGCTACTCCCCTCAACGACATCATGCATAAAAGTGTTATGTCAGTAGAGCCGCGTGCGGGTTTAAAAGAATCAGCGATCTATATGCAGAAACACAAAGTGGGCTGTTTACCTGTCGTAGAAAACTACGAACTAGTGGGGATAATTACTGACAGTGATTTCGTCACGATAGCGATTAACTTATTAGAGCTACAAGAGGAAGTAGAGCCGGAAGAAGCTGAAGTAGAGTGA
- the pstB gene encoding phosphate ABC transporter ATP-binding protein PstB — protein MFSINETLGYQAPLDVHNLKDEQIAISIEGLNLYYKESQALDDISMQIPKGQVTAFIGPSGCGKSTLLRCINRMNDLVEGCKVSGKVKLHGKNVYHPKVDVATLRRRVGMVFQRPNPFPKSIYENVVYGLRLQGVSNSRDLDDAVERSLRAAALWDEVKDRLHENAFGLSGGQQQRLVIARAVAIEPEVLLLDEPTSALDPISTLTIEELINELKTQYTVVIVTHNMQQAARVSDHTAFIHMGKLIEYSDTDSIFTSPLKNQTEDYITGRYG, from the coding sequence ATGTTCTCGATTAATGAAACCTTGGGTTACCAAGCACCACTTGATGTTCACAACCTGAAAGATGAGCAAATTGCTATCTCGATTGAAGGGCTGAATCTTTATTATAAAGAGAGCCAAGCACTCGATGATATTTCAATGCAGATCCCTAAGGGGCAGGTGACGGCTTTTATCGGTCCTTCAGGCTGTGGTAAGTCAACTCTTTTGCGCTGCATTAATCGCATGAACGATCTTGTTGAAGGCTGTAAGGTTTCAGGAAAAGTGAAGCTTCATGGCAAGAACGTCTATCACCCTAAGGTGGATGTCGCGACTTTACGACGTCGTGTCGGCATGGTGTTTCAACGCCCGAATCCTTTCCCTAAATCTATCTATGAGAATGTGGTTTATGGATTGAGGCTGCAAGGTGTGAGCAACAGCCGAGATCTTGATGATGCAGTTGAACGCTCTCTGCGCGCCGCGGCGTTGTGGGATGAAGTGAAAGACCGTTTGCATGAGAACGCTTTTGGTTTATCAGGTGGTCAACAGCAGCGTTTGGTTATCGCTCGTGCGGTTGCCATCGAACCTGAAGTGTTGTTATTGGATGAGCCAACATCGGCACTCGATCCGATTTCGACATTGACGATTGAAGAGTTGATCAATGAACTTAAAACCCAATACACCGTTGTTATTGTTACTCATAACATGCAGCAGGCAGCTCGCGTGAGTGACCACACCGCTTTTATCCATATGGGTAAGTTGATCGAGTACTCAGATACTGATTCTATATTTACTTCGCCATTGAAAAATCAAACGGAAGACTACATTACAGGTAGGTACGGCTAA
- a CDS encoding porin family protein — MKLLAAIIALTSVSTAFAQDNYQGHRLGLGVSTGEYEEVSSDYHSTDLGSGLKVEYGYDFNRIIGLNVSYETNSEKDNFMGASIKSEVSTLTMDADIGYAFFLNGFNIKPYGAIGLGYVTDKVTVESISIKETETSLLVGTGVRADFSNGLYTDLRYQVVILDHDDLNQTSITVGYKF; from the coding sequence ATGAAATTACTTGCCGCGATTATCGCACTAACATCTGTCAGCACTGCATTTGCACAAGATAACTACCAAGGTCACCGATTGGGCCTAGGTGTCTCAACAGGGGAATATGAAGAGGTTAGCTCTGATTATCACTCCACAGATCTTGGCTCTGGGCTAAAAGTTGAGTATGGCTATGACTTTAACCGGATCATCGGTCTTAATGTCTCATATGAAACCAATAGCGAAAAAGACAACTTTATGGGTGCTTCTATCAAATCAGAAGTAAGCACACTTACAATGGATGCTGATATCGGTTATGCCTTTTTCTTAAATGGATTCAACATTAAACCATACGGTGCAATTGGTCTTGGCTATGTCACGGATAAAGTCACTGTCGAATCCATTTCAATTAAAGAAACAGAAACCTCCCTTCTTGTTGGTACCGGAGTAAGAGCCGATTTTTCGAATGGCCTATATACCGATCTTCGCTATCAAGTTGTGATTCTAGATCACGATGATTTAAACCAAACTTCGATAACTGTCGGTTATAAGTTCTAA
- a CDS encoding ABC transporter permease subunit: MASAQFSLKERDKKRWLKDRLVRFSVTCGAVSVLAALVLIFVYLAMVILPVFSDTGLETDQAVKTVAVEKPIALSVDEYGQHAFTIEKSGLVQFWDLESQNTHSYFERNVLANPIAFSRNTPSENWFAFADSASNLTFFYPEYSAPVLQKGSEAEPKIEQIDLPEPFLNDESSNGATIEKFVFSKNGRGITVAAQLSDQRVLVKWYQSDLTGQYVFQKRQWLSDKLGLQQQLLVTPDGQTLYLRAQSDLVVLKLSDSGFNVREVIDLSLNDAKHSVKSIDLLSGAYSLLVTHEDGQVSQWFDVLKDEKRSLTHIRDFQLAEQVQFILPDTYRKGFYSFYKNGTLQSHYTTSEKLSLFERAFDKSPQLAAMSANELHLATLIDGTISVAKVDNEYPQISFSSLWQKVWYESYPEPQYVWQSTSANDDFEEKFSLVPITFGTIKAALFAMMFAVPVAVLGAIYTAYFMSPRMRRVVKPSIELMEALPTVIIGFLAGLWFAPIVETHLTAVFSLMVLLPLSTLLTGLVWYCLPKMVTSRFANGWHALILIPVLMITVVAVFAGGNSIEALLFDGDIRTFLASYGIDFDQRNALVVGFAMGFAVIPTIFTIAEDAIFSVPKHLSDGSLALGATAWQTLIYVVLLTASPGIFSAVMMGLGRAVGETMIVLMATGNTPILDWNILEGMRTLSATIAVELPESEVGGSHFRLLFLAALLLFIFTFAVNSVAEWVRQRLRDKYRAL; encoded by the coding sequence ATGGCTTCAGCCCAATTTTCATTGAAAGAGCGCGACAAAAAAAGATGGTTGAAAGATCGTCTCGTCCGTTTTTCGGTGACATGCGGTGCAGTCAGTGTTCTAGCTGCTCTGGTGCTGATTTTTGTTTACTTGGCGATGGTCATTTTACCGGTATTTTCTGATACTGGTTTAGAGACAGACCAAGCAGTGAAGACCGTTGCCGTAGAAAAGCCTATTGCCTTATCCGTAGATGAATACGGTCAGCATGCGTTTACTATCGAAAAATCCGGTTTGGTTCAGTTTTGGGATTTAGAGTCTCAAAATACACACTCTTACTTTGAGCGTAATGTTTTAGCTAACCCCATCGCTTTTTCTCGAAATACCCCATCTGAAAACTGGTTTGCCTTTGCCGATAGCGCAAGCAACCTTACCTTTTTCTACCCTGAGTATAGTGCGCCCGTGCTGCAAAAGGGCAGTGAAGCCGAACCTAAAATTGAGCAAATCGATCTCCCTGAACCATTTTTAAATGATGAATCATCAAACGGAGCAACAATCGAAAAATTCGTGTTCTCTAAGAATGGACGTGGTATCACGGTTGCCGCTCAGTTAAGCGATCAACGAGTTTTGGTTAAGTGGTACCAGAGTGATCTTACTGGTCAGTATGTTTTTCAGAAGAGACAATGGTTGTCGGATAAGTTGGGTTTACAGCAACAGTTGTTAGTCACACCTGATGGTCAAACCTTGTATCTCCGAGCACAATCGGATTTAGTGGTGTTGAAGTTATCCGATAGCGGCTTCAATGTTCGTGAAGTGATTGATCTTAGTTTGAATGATGCGAAGCACTCGGTGAAAAGTATCGATTTACTGTCTGGAGCTTATTCATTGTTGGTTACGCATGAGGACGGACAGGTTTCTCAGTGGTTCGATGTACTCAAAGATGAAAAGCGTAGCCTGACCCATATTCGAGACTTCCAACTTGCTGAACAAGTGCAATTTATCCTGCCCGATACTTATAGGAAGGGTTTTTATAGTTTCTATAAGAATGGCACATTACAAAGCCACTATACGACCAGTGAAAAGCTGTCGCTGTTCGAGCGCGCATTTGATAAGTCACCACAATTAGCGGCTATGTCTGCCAATGAACTGCATTTGGCGACGCTGATTGATGGCACAATCAGTGTTGCTAAAGTCGATAACGAATATCCGCAAATATCATTCTCATCGCTTTGGCAAAAAGTCTGGTACGAAAGCTATCCAGAGCCGCAATACGTTTGGCAATCAACGTCGGCGAACGATGACTTTGAAGAAAAATTCAGTTTAGTACCTATCACATTCGGTACTATCAAAGCCGCTCTGTTTGCTATGATGTTTGCTGTGCCGGTTGCTGTGCTCGGAGCCATTTACACTGCATATTTTATGTCTCCAAGAATGCGAAGAGTCGTGAAGCCGTCGATAGAACTGATGGAAGCTCTTCCGACCGTTATCATCGGATTCTTGGCTGGGCTTTGGTTTGCTCCAATTGTCGAAACGCATCTAACGGCAGTCTTCTCATTAATGGTGTTATTACCACTGAGCACATTGTTGACTGGACTTGTTTGGTACTGTTTGCCAAAGATGGTCACGAGCCGCTTCGCTAATGGTTGGCACGCCTTGATATTGATTCCGGTATTGATGATTACTGTGGTTGCTGTATTTGCTGGTGGAAACAGCATTGAAGCCTTGTTGTTTGACGGTGATATTCGCACCTTCTTAGCTAGCTATGGCATCGACTTTGATCAACGTAATGCGCTGGTGGTTGGTTTCGCTATGGGCTTCGCTGTCATCCCTACCATTTTCACGATTGCAGAAGACGCTATTTTCTCTGTGCCAAAACATTTATCCGATGGCTCACTGGCGTTGGGTGCGACGGCGTGGCAGACCCTAATTTATGTGGTGTTATTGACGGCTAGCCCAGGTATCTTTTCAGCGGTCATGATGGGACTAGGGAGAGCGGTTGGCGAAACCATGATTGTCTTGATGGCTACAGGTAATACACCAATTCTTGACTGGAATATTTTGGAAGGGATGAGAACGTTATCGGCAACGATTGCTGTTGAATTACCAGAATCTGAGGTGGGCGGTTCTCATTTCCGCTTGCTGTTCTTGGCTGCACTCTTGCTGTTTATCTTTACATTCGCGGTGAACTCAGTGGCTGAGTGGGTTAGACAAAGGCTGAGAGATAAATATCGTGCTCTGTAG
- the phoU gene encoding phosphate signaling complex protein PhoU produces the protein MHFGRHISGQFNVELESIRTHVLTMGGLVEQQLSFAMQALHKDDAELAKKVIRDDHKVNAMEVSIDEACTRIIAKRQPTAKDLRLIMAIIKTITDLERIGDVASKIAQGAIEIPSTKEQKFHVSLEPLCRQAITMLHQVLDAFARMDVDAAAEVHKLDDKLDAEYEAVIRQLMTYMMEDPKNIPNILQVMWSARAIERVGDRCQNICEYIIYFVKGKDVRHLGDQSLDDALK, from the coding sequence ATGCATTTTGGTCGCCACATTTCAGGACAGTTTAATGTCGAATTAGAATCTATCCGTACACACGTATTAACTATGGGTGGATTGGTAGAGCAGCAGTTGTCATTTGCTATGCAAGCGCTTCATAAAGATGACGCGGAACTGGCCAAAAAAGTAATTCGTGACGACCATAAAGTGAATGCGATGGAAGTTTCCATTGATGAAGCATGTACTCGTATTATCGCGAAGCGTCAGCCGACAGCCAAAGATCTGCGTTTGATTATGGCGATCATCAAAACCATTACTGATCTAGAACGTATTGGCGATGTTGCTTCTAAAATCGCACAGGGTGCGATTGAGATCCCTTCAACGAAAGAGCAAAAATTTCACGTCTCGTTAGAACCATTGTGTCGTCAGGCAATTACTATGCTGCATCAAGTGTTAGATGCTTTTGCTCGTATGGATGTAGATGCGGCGGCAGAAGTACATAAACTTGATGATAAGCTGGATGCGGAATATGAAGCTGTAATTCGTCAGTTGATGACGTATATGATGGAAGATCCTAAGAACATCCCCAACATCTTGCAAGTGATGTGGTCAGCTCGCGCGATTGAGCGAGTGGGCGATCGTTGCCAAAATATCTGTGAATACATTATTTACTTTGTGAAGGGCAAAGATGTACGCCACCTTGGTGATCAAAGCTTAGATGACGCACTGAAGTAG
- a CDS encoding hydrogen peroxide-inducible genes activator — protein sequence MNKWPSLKQLHYLVTLHETRHFSDAADRCFVSQSTLSKGIQNLEELVGCPLYEKKDKKSPLVFTQAGELVVKHGRELLAKGQDLVELGNLCNGDAMQGQLRVGCIPTIAPFLLCDLVQEANHRFPQLNLLLREDTTTNLLAALRHGELDVLILALPVDIDNMESKVVGQDPFRMVISRNQADGIRVPIKYDDLPDESVFLLENEHCLTEHAVSACKLTDKEKINPFTATSLHTLVQMVANGLGTTFIPQMAIDHGLLENQNLVVIDPPGQQAYRDIGLVWRPSSSRRETFHQLADVVSELL from the coding sequence ATGAATAAATGGCCAAGTCTTAAGCAGCTTCATTATCTTGTTACCCTTCACGAAACTCGTCACTTTAGTGATGCAGCCGATCGCTGTTTCGTCAGCCAATCCACACTAAGCAAAGGTATTCAAAACCTCGAAGAGCTGGTTGGTTGTCCTCTCTATGAGAAGAAAGATAAAAAGAGCCCATTAGTATTTACGCAAGCGGGTGAGCTGGTGGTTAAGCATGGCCGTGAGTTATTGGCGAAAGGGCAAGATCTCGTAGAGCTCGGGAATCTATGTAATGGAGACGCGATGCAAGGGCAGTTGCGAGTAGGATGTATTCCTACCATAGCGCCATTCCTTCTGTGTGATTTGGTTCAAGAAGCCAACCATCGTTTTCCACAGTTGAACTTACTGTTACGTGAAGACACGACGACTAACTTATTGGCTGCATTACGTCATGGTGAGTTAGATGTGTTGATTCTGGCTCTGCCTGTCGATATCGATAACATGGAGAGTAAAGTTGTTGGACAAGATCCGTTCAGAATGGTGATCAGTCGTAATCAAGCAGATGGCATTCGGGTTCCGATTAAATACGATGACCTGCCAGACGAGTCTGTATTTTTGCTGGAGAACGAACACTGTTTAACAGAGCACGCGGTATCAGCTTGTAAGTTAACCGACAAAGAGAAGATAAACCCGTTTACTGCGACAAGCCTACACACATTGGTGCAAATGGTGGCCAATGGTTTAGGAACCACCTTTATTCCGCAGATGGCCATCGATCATGGTTTATTGGAAAACCAAAACTTAGTGGTTATTGATCCACCTGGGCAACAGGCGTACCGAGATATTGGTCTTGTCTGGCGTCCCAGTTCATCAAGACGCGAAACCTTCCATCAACTAGCGGATGTGGTGTCTGAGCTGCTTTAA
- the pstA gene encoding phosphate ABC transporter permease PstA, with product MNKLKSLLSWIKSGSPWIWLTGGAVSISMLSVLGLMLLIGWKGLTYFWPAPLYQWQVDSKDLSLVVDLDETVSKQDVLIGQLYERKYIPIEQVPQAHDLLSPQNLSTGLIQRLSIKVANRELYPADFVSILDVNLREPTTPSEWAVIERSRGGYFFGKPVGFKTASGSYQTNIDQKLEDGLAFADTLREETSRVVNQEIRNISWQLENLRLEKRKLELNESVSDEYLKTYTQTKLKLNSQLDEAEVKLEHLRTQLNVESLLVEDMTGERVEIPLSHILDYWYPNKMSYPEKVGHWGKQVWKFLSENPRDSNSEGGVFPAIFGTVLLVILMSIVVMPLGVVAAIYLHEYAKNNALTRLIRIAVINLAGVPSIVYGVFGLGFFVYTIGGSIDSLFYAERLPAPTFGTPGLLWSALTLAVLTLPVVIVTTEEGLTRIPSSVRHGSLALGATQFETLWRIVLPMASPAIITGLILAIARAAGEVAPLMLVGVVKLASSLPVDGQFPYLHLERKFMHLGFHIYDVGFQTSNIEAARPLVYATSFLLVTVIVGLNLTAINIRNNLREKYRTLGQD from the coding sequence ATGAATAAACTGAAGTCATTATTGTCTTGGATTAAATCAGGCTCTCCGTGGATTTGGCTTACGGGCGGTGCGGTGAGCATCAGTATGCTCTCTGTTCTTGGTCTAATGCTGTTGATTGGTTGGAAGGGTTTAACCTATTTTTGGCCAGCTCCTTTGTATCAATGGCAAGTCGACTCCAAAGACTTGTCGTTAGTGGTCGATCTTGACGAAACGGTATCAAAGCAAGATGTATTGATTGGTCAATTATATGAACGTAAATACATCCCGATAGAGCAAGTGCCACAAGCCCACGACCTCTTGTCACCTCAAAACTTGTCGACCGGGCTAATCCAACGCTTAAGTATCAAAGTTGCGAACAGAGAGCTTTACCCAGCCGATTTTGTTTCAATTTTGGATGTTAACTTACGTGAGCCAACAACACCGTCTGAATGGGCGGTGATCGAGCGAAGCCGTGGGGGGTATTTCTTTGGTAAGCCGGTAGGGTTTAAAACGGCTTCGGGTTCTTATCAAACTAATATCGACCAGAAACTTGAGGATGGTTTGGCGTTTGCAGACACGTTAAGAGAAGAAACGTCACGTGTTGTGAACCAAGAAATACGTAATATCAGTTGGCAGTTGGAAAACTTGCGTTTAGAAAAGCGTAAGCTTGAACTCAATGAGTCAGTGAGTGATGAATACCTTAAAACTTATACTCAAACTAAGCTGAAATTAAACAGCCAACTTGATGAAGCGGAAGTAAAGCTAGAGCACCTCAGAACACAGCTGAACGTGGAAAGCTTGCTGGTGGAAGATATGACAGGCGAACGAGTTGAAATACCGCTCAGTCATATTCTTGATTATTGGTACCCCAACAAGATGTCCTATCCTGAAAAAGTTGGGCATTGGGGTAAGCAAGTTTGGAAGTTTTTATCTGAAAACCCACGAGACTCAAACTCTGAAGGTGGTGTGTTCCCAGCGATTTTCGGTACCGTGTTACTTGTGATCTTGATGTCAATCGTAGTGATGCCACTTGGGGTTGTTGCTGCTATTTATCTCCATGAATATGCAAAAAACAACGCACTGACACGTTTGATCCGTATTGCTGTAATTAACTTAGCGGGTGTACCGTCGATAGTGTATGGCGTATTCGGCTTAGGTTTCTTTGTGTATACCATCGGTGGTTCTATCGATTCTTTGTTTTATGCAGAGCGATTACCAGCACCGACATTTGGTACTCCAGGCCTGTTATGGTCCGCATTGACCTTGGCGGTATTAACATTGCCCGTTGTTATTGTAACAACGGAAGAGGGCTTAACGCGTATCCCTAGCTCGGTGAGACATGGTTCATTGGCGCTTGGCGCCACTCAATTTGAGACGCTTTGGCGCATTGTTTTACCAATGGCGAGCCCTGCGATTATCACGGGGTTGATATTGGCAATCGCAAGAGCTGCGGGGGAAGTGGCTCCCTTAATGCTGGTGGGTGTTGTGAAGCTAGCATCAAGCTTACCTGTAGATGGTCAGTTCCCATATCTACACTTAGAGAGAAAGTTCATGCACTTAGGCTTTCATATCTACGATGTTGGTTTTCAAACATCTAATATCGAAGCGGCACGGCCTTTAGTGTATGCGACTTCATTTTTATTGGTTACGGTTATCGTTGGACTGAATTTAACAGCCATCAATATCCGTAATAACTTGCGTGAAAAATACCGAACCTTAGGACAAGATTAA